In one window of Musa acuminata AAA Group cultivar baxijiao chromosome BXJ3-2, Cavendish_Baxijiao_AAA, whole genome shotgun sequence DNA:
- the LOC103975569 gene encoding uncharacterized protein LOC103975569: protein MGGCFSTGAYRQESLSKAKVAGSTTAPRCPAGARDPPLAEPDLEETVKEVLSETPRPPPPTTRSAADQAARPKEVEIIDKAPLLVDSTNGCDTRSEDASEAWSVSAKSETHSASTAPAGKPRRDAAEARRGAAREERSPAKYQRKRSDSGELACRRDRSVAAGRSSPSPTPKRSDHAAAGRTVERSGKRSVSPEANRAAQELRQNAGRRRASAAAAARASGPREQMPADEGGRRLCMQDVGTVDGGVAGSEAEAKDSLQNPLVSLECFIFL from the coding sequence ATGGGCGGCTGCTTCAGTACTGGTGCCTACAGGCAAGAGTCTCTCTCCAAGGCGAAGGTGGCAGGCTCCACCACCGCTCCTCGCTGCCCAGCGGGGGCGAGAGATCCACCGCTGGCGGAGCCCGATCTGGAGGAGACGGTGAAAGAGGTCCTCTCCGAGACGCCAAGACCGCCGCCACCAACCACGAGATCAGCGGCAGATCAGGCGGCTAGGCCGAAGGAGGTCGAGATCATCGACAAGGCTCCCCTCCTAGTCGACAGCACCAATGGCTGCGACACCAGATCCGAGGACGCCTCCGAAGCCTGGAGCGTCAGCGCGAAGAGCGAGACCCATTCGGCCTCCACCGCCCCGGCGGGGAAGCCACGAAGAGATGCGGCGGAGGCCAGAAGGGGGGCAGCGAGGGAGGAACGGTCGCCGGCCAAGTACCAGAGGAAGCGCTCCGACTCCGGTGAGTTGGCCTGCAGGCGGGATCGGAGCGTGGCGGCCGGGAGATCCTCCCCATCGCCGACGCCGAAAAGATCGGACCACGCGGCCGCCGGAAGGACGGTGGAGAGATCGGGCAAGCGGTCGGTGTCCCCGGAAGCGAATCGAGCGGCGCAGGAGCTGCGGCAGAACGCGGGACGACGCAGAGCGTCGGCAGCAGCGGCAGCCAGGGCAAGCGGACCGAGGGAGCAGATGCCGGCGGATGAGGGAGGAAGGAGATTGTGCATGCAGGATGTGGGGACGGTGGACGGCGGCGTGGCCGGATCCGAAGCGGAGGCGAAGGACTCGCTGCAGAACCCCCTCGTCTCCCTAGAGTGTTTCATCTTCCTGTAA
- the LOC135586747 gene encoding uncharacterized protein LOC135586747 isoform X7, with translation MTAEEGDKSFLERMLSHLRSTSKYYTGYPKDLGPSRIVHFTSERHFVQLLHEGSPVVVAFTIRCPYTKHLDKVLEEAAAEFYPHFKFVRVECPKYPAFCLTRQRNEYPFIEIFYSPEQATGQGKVVDPNITKYSVKVLPFNYDLSVYGFREFFKRHGMNLPETK, from the exons ATGACAGCAGAAGAGGGGGACAAGTCATTTCTTGAGCGTATGCTTTCCCATCTACGCTCCACCAGCAA GTATTACACTGGATATCCAAAAGATCTTGGACCTTCACGAATTGTTCACTTCACCTCCGAGCGTCATTTTGTTCAGCTGCTACATGAAGGCAGTCCTGTAGTTGTTGCATTTACTATTAG GTGTCCTTACACAAAGCATCTTGATAAAGTGTTGGAGGAAGCTGCTGCTGAGTTTTACCCTCACTTCAAATTCGTGCGT GTGGAATGCCCAAAATATCCAGCATTTTGCTTAACGAGACAAAGGAATGAGTATCCAttcattgaaatattttacagtcCAGAACAA GCAACTGGCCAGGGAAAAGTGGTAGATCCTAACATCACAAAGTATTCAGTGAAAGTCTTGCCA TTTAACTATGACTTAAGTGTGTATGGGTTTCGAGAATTTTTCAAGCGACATGGAATGAATTTACCAGAAACCAAGTAA
- the LOC135586747 gene encoding uncharacterized protein LOC135586747 isoform X5: MNLDECIGSIEALRRRPRERSVKKLVRPPAARRNSRVLCLITNEGEEEKQREETTRKRPSSEGTLCRFCCRKREEMTAEEGDKSFLERMLSHLRSTSKCPYTKHLDKVLEEAAAEFYPHFKFVECPKYPAFCLTRQRNEYPFIEIFYSPEQATGQGKVVDPNITKYSVKVLPFNYDLSVYGFREFFKRHGMNLPETK; encoded by the exons ATGAACTTGGACGAGTGCATAGGATCCATCGAAGCACTAAGGCGGCGACCGCGCGAGAGATCTGTTAAGAAGCTTGTCCGGCCTCCGGCGGCGAGAAGAAATTCTAGGGTTTTATGCTTGATCACGAACGAAGGTGAGGAAGAGAAGCAAAGGGAAGAGACAACAAGGAAGAGACCTTCTAGTGAGGGAACACTGTGTCG TTTTTGTTGCAGGAAAAGAGAGGAGATGACAGCAGAAGAGGGGGACAAGTCATTTCTTGAGCGTATGCTTTCCCATCTACGCTCCACCAGCAA GTGTCCTTACACAAAGCATCTTGATAAAGTGTTGGAGGAAGCTGCTGCTGAGTTTTACCCTCACTTCAAATTC GTGGAATGCCCAAAATATCCAGCATTTTGCTTAACGAGACAAAGGAATGAGTATCCAttcattgaaatattttacagtcCAGAACAA GCAACTGGCCAGGGAAAAGTGGTAGATCCTAACATCACAAAGTATTCAGTGAAAGTCTTGCCA TTTAACTATGACTTAAGTGTGTATGGGTTTCGAGAATTTTTCAAGCGACATGGAATGAATTTACCAGAAACCAAGTAA
- the LOC135586747 gene encoding uncharacterized protein LOC135586747 isoform X3, translated as MNLDECIGSIEALRRRPRERSVKKLVRPPAARRNSRVLCLITNEGEEEKQREETTRKRPSSEGTLCRKREEMTAEEGDKSFLERMLSHLRSTSKYYTGYPKDLGPSRIVHFTSERHFVQLLHEGSPVVVAFTIRCPYTKHLDKVLEEAAAEFYPHFKFVRVECPKYPAFCLTRQRNEYPFIEIFYSPEQATGQGKVVDPNITKYSVKVLPFNYDLSVYGFREFFKRHGMNLPETK; from the exons ATGAACTTGGACGAGTGCATAGGATCCATCGAAGCACTAAGGCGGCGACCGCGCGAGAGATCTGTTAAGAAGCTTGTCCGGCCTCCGGCGGCGAGAAGAAATTCTAGGGTTTTATGCTTGATCACGAACGAAGGTGAGGAAGAGAAGCAAAGGGAAGAGACAACAAGGAAGAGACCTTCTAGTGAGGGAACACTGTGTCG GAAAAGAGAGGAGATGACAGCAGAAGAGGGGGACAAGTCATTTCTTGAGCGTATGCTTTCCCATCTACGCTCCACCAGCAA GTATTACACTGGATATCCAAAAGATCTTGGACCTTCACGAATTGTTCACTTCACCTCCGAGCGTCATTTTGTTCAGCTGCTACATGAAGGCAGTCCTGTAGTTGTTGCATTTACTATTAG GTGTCCTTACACAAAGCATCTTGATAAAGTGTTGGAGGAAGCTGCTGCTGAGTTTTACCCTCACTTCAAATTCGTGCGT GTGGAATGCCCAAAATATCCAGCATTTTGCTTAACGAGACAAAGGAATGAGTATCCAttcattgaaatattttacagtcCAGAACAA GCAACTGGCCAGGGAAAAGTGGTAGATCCTAACATCACAAAGTATTCAGTGAAAGTCTTGCCA TTTAACTATGACTTAAGTGTGTATGGGTTTCGAGAATTTTTCAAGCGACATGGAATGAATTTACCAGAAACCAAGTAA
- the LOC135586747 gene encoding uncharacterized protein LOC135586747 isoform X6, which translates to MNLDECIGSIEALRRRPRERSVKKLVRPPAARRNSRVLCLITNEGEEEKQREETTRKRPSSEGTLCRKREEMTAEEGDKSFLERMLSHLRSTSKCPYTKHLDKVLEEAAAEFYPHFKFVRVECPKYPAFCLTRQRNEYPFIEIFYSPEQATGQGKVVDPNITKYSVKVLPFNYDLSVYGFREFFKRHGMNLPETK; encoded by the exons ATGAACTTGGACGAGTGCATAGGATCCATCGAAGCACTAAGGCGGCGACCGCGCGAGAGATCTGTTAAGAAGCTTGTCCGGCCTCCGGCGGCGAGAAGAAATTCTAGGGTTTTATGCTTGATCACGAACGAAGGTGAGGAAGAGAAGCAAAGGGAAGAGACAACAAGGAAGAGACCTTCTAGTGAGGGAACACTGTGTCG GAAAAGAGAGGAGATGACAGCAGAAGAGGGGGACAAGTCATTTCTTGAGCGTATGCTTTCCCATCTACGCTCCACCAGCAA GTGTCCTTACACAAAGCATCTTGATAAAGTGTTGGAGGAAGCTGCTGCTGAGTTTTACCCTCACTTCAAATTCGTGCGT GTGGAATGCCCAAAATATCCAGCATTTTGCTTAACGAGACAAAGGAATGAGTATCCAttcattgaaatattttacagtcCAGAACAA GCAACTGGCCAGGGAAAAGTGGTAGATCCTAACATCACAAAGTATTCAGTGAAAGTCTTGCCA TTTAACTATGACTTAAGTGTGTATGGGTTTCGAGAATTTTTCAAGCGACATGGAATGAATTTACCAGAAACCAAGTAA
- the LOC135586747 gene encoding uncharacterized protein LOC135586747 isoform X2, which yields MNLDECIGSIEALRRRPRERSVKKLVRPPAARRNSRVLCLITNEGEEEKQREETTRKRPSSEGTLCRFCCRKREEMTAEEGDKSFLERMLSHLRSTSKYYTGYPKDLGPSRIVHFTSERHFVQLLHEGSPVVVAFTIRCPYTKHLDKVLEEAAAEFYPHFKFVECPKYPAFCLTRQRNEYPFIEIFYSPEQATGQGKVVDPNITKYSVKVLPFNYDLSVYGFREFFKRHGMNLPETK from the exons ATGAACTTGGACGAGTGCATAGGATCCATCGAAGCACTAAGGCGGCGACCGCGCGAGAGATCTGTTAAGAAGCTTGTCCGGCCTCCGGCGGCGAGAAGAAATTCTAGGGTTTTATGCTTGATCACGAACGAAGGTGAGGAAGAGAAGCAAAGGGAAGAGACAACAAGGAAGAGACCTTCTAGTGAGGGAACACTGTGTCG TTTTTGTTGCAGGAAAAGAGAGGAGATGACAGCAGAAGAGGGGGACAAGTCATTTCTTGAGCGTATGCTTTCCCATCTACGCTCCACCAGCAA GTATTACACTGGATATCCAAAAGATCTTGGACCTTCACGAATTGTTCACTTCACCTCCGAGCGTCATTTTGTTCAGCTGCTACATGAAGGCAGTCCTGTAGTTGTTGCATTTACTATTAG GTGTCCTTACACAAAGCATCTTGATAAAGTGTTGGAGGAAGCTGCTGCTGAGTTTTACCCTCACTTCAAATTC GTGGAATGCCCAAAATATCCAGCATTTTGCTTAACGAGACAAAGGAATGAGTATCCAttcattgaaatattttacagtcCAGAACAA GCAACTGGCCAGGGAAAAGTGGTAGATCCTAACATCACAAAGTATTCAGTGAAAGTCTTGCCA TTTAACTATGACTTAAGTGTGTATGGGTTTCGAGAATTTTTCAAGCGACATGGAATGAATTTACCAGAAACCAAGTAA
- the LOC135586747 gene encoding uncharacterized protein LOC135586747 isoform X4, which translates to MNLDECIGSIEALRRRPRERSVKKLVRPPAARRNSRVLCLITNEGEEEKQREETTRKRPSSEGTLCRFCCRKREEMTAEEGDKSFLERMLSHLRSTSKCPYTKHLDKVLEEAAAEFYPHFKFVRVECPKYPAFCLTRQRNEYPFIEIFYSPEQATGQGKVVDPNITKYSVKVLPFNYDLSVYGFREFFKRHGMNLPETK; encoded by the exons ATGAACTTGGACGAGTGCATAGGATCCATCGAAGCACTAAGGCGGCGACCGCGCGAGAGATCTGTTAAGAAGCTTGTCCGGCCTCCGGCGGCGAGAAGAAATTCTAGGGTTTTATGCTTGATCACGAACGAAGGTGAGGAAGAGAAGCAAAGGGAAGAGACAACAAGGAAGAGACCTTCTAGTGAGGGAACACTGTGTCG TTTTTGTTGCAGGAAAAGAGAGGAGATGACAGCAGAAGAGGGGGACAAGTCATTTCTTGAGCGTATGCTTTCCCATCTACGCTCCACCAGCAA GTGTCCTTACACAAAGCATCTTGATAAAGTGTTGGAGGAAGCTGCTGCTGAGTTTTACCCTCACTTCAAATTCGTGCGT GTGGAATGCCCAAAATATCCAGCATTTTGCTTAACGAGACAAAGGAATGAGTATCCAttcattgaaatattttacagtcCAGAACAA GCAACTGGCCAGGGAAAAGTGGTAGATCCTAACATCACAAAGTATTCAGTGAAAGTCTTGCCA TTTAACTATGACTTAAGTGTGTATGGGTTTCGAGAATTTTTCAAGCGACATGGAATGAATTTACCAGAAACCAAGTAA
- the LOC135586747 gene encoding uncharacterized protein LOC135586747 isoform X1, with protein MNLDECIGSIEALRRRPRERSVKKLVRPPAARRNSRVLCLITNEGEEEKQREETTRKRPSSEGTLCRFCCRKREEMTAEEGDKSFLERMLSHLRSTSKYYTGYPKDLGPSRIVHFTSERHFVQLLHEGSPVVVAFTIRCPYTKHLDKVLEEAAAEFYPHFKFVRVECPKYPAFCLTRQRNEYPFIEIFYSPEQATGQGKVVDPNITKYSVKVLPFNYDLSVYGFREFFKRHGMNLPETK; from the exons ATGAACTTGGACGAGTGCATAGGATCCATCGAAGCACTAAGGCGGCGACCGCGCGAGAGATCTGTTAAGAAGCTTGTCCGGCCTCCGGCGGCGAGAAGAAATTCTAGGGTTTTATGCTTGATCACGAACGAAGGTGAGGAAGAGAAGCAAAGGGAAGAGACAACAAGGAAGAGACCTTCTAGTGAGGGAACACTGTGTCG TTTTTGTTGCAGGAAAAGAGAGGAGATGACAGCAGAAGAGGGGGACAAGTCATTTCTTGAGCGTATGCTTTCCCATCTACGCTCCACCAGCAA GTATTACACTGGATATCCAAAAGATCTTGGACCTTCACGAATTGTTCACTTCACCTCCGAGCGTCATTTTGTTCAGCTGCTACATGAAGGCAGTCCTGTAGTTGTTGCATTTACTATTAG GTGTCCTTACACAAAGCATCTTGATAAAGTGTTGGAGGAAGCTGCTGCTGAGTTTTACCCTCACTTCAAATTCGTGCGT GTGGAATGCCCAAAATATCCAGCATTTTGCTTAACGAGACAAAGGAATGAGTATCCAttcattgaaatattttacagtcCAGAACAA GCAACTGGCCAGGGAAAAGTGGTAGATCCTAACATCACAAAGTATTCAGTGAAAGTCTTGCCA TTTAACTATGACTTAAGTGTGTATGGGTTTCGAGAATTTTTCAAGCGACATGGAATGAATTTACCAGAAACCAAGTAA